A single region of the Bicyclus anynana chromosome 16, ilBicAnyn1.1, whole genome shotgun sequence genome encodes:
- the LOC112055388 gene encoding tetra-peptide repeat homeobox protein 1-like, translated as MAAIHFFMMLLVASSLSAKEIGKAKVSELLENGIKDEPAVKPVKRGIISTGHGYGGIGYGSGIVSSGHGYGGIGLGYGSGIVSSGHGYGGLSSGIGYSSGIVSSGISSGIALGGGIGGGIIGGGAGIAVGAAPVVAAAPAVAVAAAPAVAVAPAAVQTSVSVQPNPVILRQEVPRFITRTITRDVQVPVQVPVPVPVDRQIPVPVRVPVPVPVDRPYPVIQKVPVEVTRQVPVYYEKRVPIPVKVPVSVPVPYPVTVEKQIPVDRPVYVDRQVPVPHPVYVDRPVNVPVPVHVDRPVPVPHPVVVDRPVAVPQPVVVEKPVAVHSVPAVSTGVAIGTGLGYGGGLSYGGGLSYGGGVSYGSGLSYGSGISYGGGHGLIGGGHGLIGGGISSGIISGHGFSSGLSGGYSKIISH; from the coding sequence ATGCTGCTTGTAGCAAGTAGCTTATCAGCGAAGGAGATCGGCAAAGCGAAAGTGTCAGAACTCCTCGAGAACGGCATAAAAGACGAGCCCGCAGTCAAGCCGGTGAAGCGAGGGATCATCTCCACTGGCCACGGGTACGGAGGCATCGGATACGGTTCAGGGATTGTATCATCCGGTCACGGATACGGTGGAATCGGCCTAGGATACGGCTCAGGGATTGTGTCATCCGGCCACGGATACGGAGGACTATCCAGCGGTATTGGATATTCGTCTGGAATCGTTTCCTCTGGAATTTCCTCGGGTATAGCTCTCGGCGGAGGCATTGGTGGAGGAATCATTGGAGGAGGCGCTGGGATAGCAGTAGGAGCTGCCCCAGTAGTGGCAGCTGCACCAGCAGTTGCAGTTGCCGCCGCCCCAGCAGTCGCAGTAGCGCCCGCCGCCGTCCAGACATCCGTCTCAGTGCAACCCAACCCCGTAATCCTCCGCCAAGAAGTCCCTAGATTCATCACGAGGACAATCACCAGAGACGTCCAAGTACCGGTCCAAGTACCGGTCCCAGTACCGGTTGACCGTCAAATACCCGTACCAGTGAGAGTCCCCGTACCTGTGCCAGTCGACAGACCGTACCCAGTCATCCAGAAAGTACCAGTCGAGGTGACGAGGCAAGTGCCTGTGTATTATGAGAAGAGAGTACCTATCCCTGTGAAAGTGCCAGTGTCAGTCCCAGTGCCCTACCCTGTCACAGTTGAGAAGCAAATTCCAGTGGACCGCCCGGTGTACGTCGACCGTCAAGTGCCAGTGCCTCACCCAGTTTACGTCGACCGTCCAGTGAATGTGCCAGTGCCCGTGCACGTAGACAGGCCAGTGCCAGTGCCTCACCCTGTCGTCGTCGACAGGCCAGTGGCTGTTCCACAGCCCGTTGTCGTTGAGAAACCAGTAGCAGTACACTCTGTGCCAGCAGTCTCCACTGGTGTGGCGATTGGTACCGGCTTGGGCTACGGCGGTGGGCTCTCGTATGGAGGCGGTTTGTCATACGGCGGCGGAGTATCTTACGGTAGCGGACTGTCCTACGGCAGTGGTATATCCTACGGCGGTGGACACGGTCTCATAGGAGGTGGCCACGGTCTCATAGGAGGCGGAATCTCATCTGGAATCATATCCGGCCACGGCTTCTCGTCTGGCCTTTCCGGTGGATACTCAAAAATCATTAGCCACTAA
- the LOC112055390 gene encoding endothelin-converting enzyme 2: MNAWAGEERDIMGPTVTRAASAKTITPPLKNGNELREAGYLIAVGSRTARFRRKHRNKFLLILLLALILLLLCLTVAMTVLYVKQKRNKPVRICHTKECLRSAANLALSMDPTTHPCQDFYQYVCGNWAEEHPRPDAYRSYDWFREKQNKVYAVVRDFLTHNTTDQPKPVQQAKDLYTACMDTEKLDKLSLKPVFKILKSLGLPLYPTFVNATEHFDYSTYKFDWLEAVINVKTQLGMDVLIGFDLFTDPKNSLVYRLVMGSPETTNPFPSMHNEKKQHIGQRNFVKRNMDYRKKNIRIFNNYYEQNDNKFESLEYKDDEEKAAHIYKLFYAELIKLFILESAPKDSNITELELDQNIFLAADEFYTMSENMYELEADNDTSTGDDDQYLDVPEYDVDEVQAHTDMIVLSNNGTPVPIWKRYLEGVFNISDVELDFKKDKILISDPDLKYMSLMAAYLSRAAPVTVELYIWIKVVEVMAAHTTTELRLLFQRSYDALRQHDLTMPPRSLYCASAVNDLLGMAVSYAIAKPDFLTNTKPKIQVMLSEMKNSLSRLVGKTKWMDEATKLATYQKITEMKTLVGFPDWLLEQGKLEEFYEGIEVDTMKHLENLINIIQVKIKNALNRFRIGNNVTWATDPTEVNAYHTFQENTITVPLVMLQYPFYDLGLDSLNYGSLGTVLGHEITHGFDNFGRQFDKNGNLLPWWTNGTIASFVNLTQCFVDQYSSYFIPELNEHVDGKKTLGENIADNGGVREAFGALKEHLFKNGEEPKLPGFEHLNSEQLFFLSYGNVSIFYLEGAF; this comes from the exons atgaatgCGTGGGCAGGTGAAGAACGTGATATCATGGGACCAACTGTTACGA GAGCTGCCAGTGCTAAGACTATAACCCCGCCACTAAAGAACGGTAATGAACTCAGAGAAGCTGGCTATCTGATAGCGGTTGGCTCTAGGACTGCTCG GTTTAGAAGAAAACACAGGAATAAAttcttattaatattgttattagcATTAATTCTACTTTTGTTGTGTTTAACAGTTGCAATGACTGTGCTat ATGTAAAACAAAAACGGAACAAGCCAGTACGAATATGTCACACGAAGGAATGCTTGAGATCCGCTGCTAACTTGGCGCTCTCGATGGACCCTACTACCCATCCGTGCCAGGACTTCTATCAG TACGTCTGTGGCAACTGGGCGGAGGAACACCCTCGACCAGACGCGTACCGCTCCTACGATTGGTTCAGAGAGAAACAGAACAAAGTGTACGCGGTGGTGCGAGATTTCCTTACACACAACACGACAGATCAGCCGAAACCTGTGCAGCAGGCTAAAGATCTTTACACCGCCTGTATGGACACTg AGAAATTGGACAAACTAAGCCTCAAACCAgtgttcaaaattttaaaatcgttaGGTTTACCACTATATCCTACGTTCGTCAATGCAACAGAACATTTCGATTATTCTACCTACAAATTTGACTGGTTAGAAGCTGTGATAAACGTTAAAACACAACTGGGGATGGATGTCTTAATTGGATTCGATTTGTTCACTGATCCGAAAAATTCCTTAGTATATCGACTAGTTATGGGATCACCAGAAACTACTAATCCCTTTCCAAG CATGCACAACGAAAAGAAACAACACATTGGAcaaagaaattttgtaaaacgaAATATGGACTATCGAAAGAAAAATATacgaatttttaataattattatgagcaAAACGATAATAAATTCGAGTCATTAGAATATAAAGATGACGAAGAAAAGGCTGCACATATTTACAAGTTATTCTACGCAgaactaataaagctttttatcTTAGAAAGTGCCCCAAAAGATTCTAATATAACGGAGTTGGAGTTGgaccaaaatatttttctagctGCAGATGAGTTTTATACAATGAGTGAAAATATGTATGAG CTAGAAGCTGACAATGATACAAGTACAGGTGATGATGATCAGTATCTTGATGTACCAGAATACGATGTAGATGAAGTTCAAGCTCATACAGATATGATTGTTTTAAGTAACAACGGTACACCAGTTCCCATTTGGAAAAGATACTTAGAAGGCGTATTCAATATAAGTGATGTGGAACTAGATTTTAAAaaggataaaatattaatatctgaCCCTGATTTAAAGTATATGTCGTTAATGGCTGCATATTTATCTAGAGCCGCACCTGTGACAGTTGAACTTTATATATGGATAAAG gttgtaGAAGTAATGGCAGCTCATACGACGACAGAACTACGTCTGCTGTTCCAAAGATCTTACGATGCTCTGCGACAACACGATCTAACCATGCCACCACGTAGTTTGTATTGTGCAAGTGCTGTTAACGATTTACTTGGCATGGCAGTTTCGTATGCAATTGCTAAGCCCGATTTTCTTACTAATACTAAACCAAAG ATTCAAGTAATGTtaagtgaaatgaaaaattcccTATCCCGTTTGGTTGGTAAAACAAAATGGATGGATGAAGCTACAAAATTAGCAACTTATCAAAAAATTACTGAAATGAAAACATTGGTGGGCTTTCCTGATTGGCTACTTGAACAGGGTAAATTAGAAGAATTTTACGAAGGGATCGAAGTGGATACAATGAAGCATTTGgagaatttaataaatataatacaagtgAAGATTAAAAATGCTCTAAATAGATTTCGCATTGGCAACAATGTCACTTGGGCTACTGATCCGACTGAGGTCAATGCATACCACACATTTCAAGAAAATACAATAA CTGTACCTTTGGTAATGTTACAATATCCTTTCTACGATTTAGGACTCGA TTCCCTAAACTATGGTTCACTGGGTACAGTGCTTGGACATGAAATAACTCATGGATTCGACAATTTTG GGCGACAATTTGACAAAAACGGCAACCTATTACCCTGGTGGACAAACGGAACCATAGCATCGTTCGTCAATTTGACTCAGTGCTTTGTCGATCAGTATTCGTCCTACTTCATCCCTGAATTAAATGAACAT GTAGATGGAAAAAAAACTCTAGGTGAAAATATTGCCGATAATGGTGGCGTTCGAGAGGCTTTCGGAGCTTTGAAGGAGCATCTTTTTAAAAACGGAGAAGAACCCAAACTGCCTGGCTTTGAACACCTAAACTCTGAACAATTATTCTTTTTATCATATGGAAACGTAAGTATATTTTACCTTGAAGGCGCTTTTTGA
- the LOC112054975 gene encoding cuticle protein 70, isoforms A and B-like, whose product MRSLVLFALLSVAAAKPTPGDLLGGLGGWDAGLSYGHAPISYAQPALTVAHAPVIQAAPVVHAAPVVHAPVIAAKAATSYSSFQRVIHPAVAHQVVAQPVVHAAPVVHAAPIAVAHAPVSIGHGWGSGW is encoded by the exons ATGCGTTCTCTA gtattATTCGCCCTCCTATCCGTGGCTGCGGCCAAGCCTACTCCTGGAGACCTTCTGGGTGGACTGGGTGGATGGGATGCAGGG CTTAGCTACGGCCACGCGCCGATCTCATACGCGCAGCCAGCCCTCACGGTGGCGCACGCCCCGGTGATCCAAGCCGCGCCCGTGGTTCATGCCGCCCCGGTGGTACATGCTCCTGTCATCGCGGCCAAAGCTGCCACCAGCTACTCGTCCTTCCAGCGC GTGATCCATCCAGCGGTGGCGCATCAAGTTGTAGCCCAACCAGTGGTCCATGCCGCTCCAGTGGTCCATGCTGCCCCAATAGCCGTGGCGCATGCCCCCGTCTCCATCGGTCATGGCTGGGGTAGCGGCTGGTAG